One genomic segment of Kordiimonas sp. SCSIO 12603 includes these proteins:
- a CDS encoding glucose 1-dehydrogenase, producing MDYTKLMDFTGKVVFVSGSSRGIGEALVRAFAANGARVIVSSRDQAACDAVAESIRADGGDAKAKAAHAGKMEDVAAVFDWIKEEYGQLDVLVNCGGTNPFYGPIADTPEAAFDKTIDVNLKGPFYLSSEAVKMMKEAGKGAIVNVASINGITPGHLQGIYSMTKSAMINMTKAFAREYGHDGIRVNAICPGLVETKMTEVFTSNDEMLQKFTNQFPIPRAGQPHDMVGGVLYLASDAAAFTTGTTLVMDGGVTA from the coding sequence ATGGATTATACAAAATTAATGGATTTCACCGGCAAGGTGGTTTTTGTTTCTGGTTCTTCTCGTGGTATCGGTGAGGCGCTTGTACGCGCGTTTGCGGCAAATGGGGCGCGAGTTATTGTATCTTCCCGTGATCAGGCGGCTTGTGATGCGGTGGCGGAAAGCATTCGCGCTGATGGTGGTGATGCAAAAGCAAAAGCGGCGCACGCAGGAAAAATGGAAGATGTAGCGGCTGTATTTGACTGGATTAAGGAAGAATACGGCCAGCTTGATGTGCTCGTGAACTGTGGCGGTACAAACCCGTTCTACGGCCCAATTGCGGACACCCCAGAAGCAGCGTTTGATAAAACCATTGATGTGAATCTTAAGGGCCCATTCTATCTTTCTTCAGAAGCCGTGAAGATGATGAAAGAAGCAGGTAAAGGCGCAATTGTGAATGTGGCGTCCATCAATGGTATTACACCGGGCCATCTTCAGGGCATTTATTCCATGACCAAATCCGCAATGATTAACATGACTAAGGCATTTGCTCGTGAATATGGCCATGACGGTATCCGTGTAAACGCAATTTGCCCGGGCCTTGTTGAAACCAAGATGACAGAAGTATTCACATCAAATGATGAAATGCTTCAGAAGTTTACGAACCAGTTCCCAATTCCACGTGCGGGTCAGCCTCATGATATGGTGGGTGGTGTGCTTTATCTGGCATCGGATGCGGCAGCCTTCACAACAGGCACGACACTTGTGATGGACGGCGGTGTAACAGCATAA
- a CDS encoding phosphotransferase family protein — MSELNKTVAVREGEELDAGLIDGILKERIEGLEGTPEIRQFASGQSNLTYSIAYANRSLVLRRPPFGTVPKSGHSMIREYSVMNALKPVYGAVPNTHFHVPTEGSLLGAEFYVMDLVAGRKLERKIPAEWNFTTEDTRKLGLSFFDKLIELHKVDFKAIGLGDFGRPEGYVERQVLGWNKRYEKAMTDDVQDFADVRKWLEENMPKAEVGHSILHGDYRLDNVILCEENPFEIKAVLDWEISALGDPLMDLGNTLAYWTQADDPEGMKAMSMQPSFAEGMPTRAEICEIYARETGYDLSNFNYYYVYGVFRLAVILQQIYYRYFHGQTKNKNFAGFGVQVDILGNYARQLIEKPGM; from the coding sequence ATGTCTGAACTTAATAAAACCGTTGCTGTACGAGAAGGTGAGGAACTGGATGCTGGATTGATTGATGGCATCCTGAAGGAGCGCATCGAAGGCCTTGAAGGTACACCTGAAATTCGCCAGTTCGCGAGCGGGCAATCAAACCTTACATATTCAATCGCCTATGCGAACAGAAGTCTTGTATTGCGTAGGCCACCGTTTGGTACGGTGCCAAAATCAGGCCACAGTATGATCCGCGAATATAGCGTGATGAATGCACTGAAGCCTGTTTACGGAGCGGTTCCAAACACGCACTTCCATGTGCCGACTGAAGGCAGCCTGCTGGGTGCCGAATTTTATGTGATGGACCTTGTGGCTGGCCGTAAGCTTGAGCGCAAAATCCCTGCTGAATGGAACTTCACCACAGAAGATACCCGCAAGCTTGGGCTTTCGTTCTTCGATAAGCTTATTGAGCTGCATAAGGTTGATTTCAAAGCTATTGGACTGGGTGACTTTGGGCGGCCGGAAGGCTATGTTGAGCGGCAGGTTCTTGGCTGGAACAAGCGCTACGAAAAAGCTATGACTGATGATGTACAGGATTTCGCTGACGTTCGGAAATGGCTTGAAGAAAATATGCCAAAGGCTGAAGTGGGGCATTCTATCCTCCACGGTGATTACCGTTTGGATAACGTGATCTTGTGTGAAGAAAATCCTTTTGAAATCAAAGCAGTACTTGATTGGGAAATCAGTGCGCTGGGTGACCCGTTGATGGATCTCGGTAATACTTTGGCCTACTGGACACAGGCCGATGATCCAGAAGGCATGAAAGCCATGTCGATGCAGCCAAGTTTTGCTGAAGGTATGCCGACACGTGCTGAAATTTGTGAAATCTATGCCCGTGAAACGGGCTATGATCTTAGCAATTTCAATTATTACTATGTTTACGGTGTATTCCGTCTGGCGGTGATTTTGCAGCAGATTTACTACCGCTATTTCCATGGGCAGACTAAAAACAAGAACTTCGCTGGTTTTGGCGTGCAGGTGGATATCCTAGGCAATTATGCTCGCCAGCTCATCGAAAAACCGGGTATGTAG
- a CDS encoding class II aldolase/adducin family protein: MAKPGILEINSVKDQVSAEEWEARVNLAAAYRLVAHFGWDDLIYTHISARIPNTDHHFLINPLGLMFDEITASSLIKVDLNGNVLMDTPYIPNAAGFVIHSAIHEARDDANCVLHLHTDYGVAVSNQKEGLKLLCQSSIPAWANVAYHDYEGFAVNDGEKERLVADMGEKNALILRNHGTLTVGDSVAKAFELMYFLEKACKIQILTESTGQELYSMSEDALNNALRDLLVVAGANGADNFTWPALLRKMDRLDPSFRD; encoded by the coding sequence ATGGCGAAACCGGGAATTTTGGAAATTAACTCGGTAAAAGATCAAGTTTCAGCTGAAGAATGGGAAGCTCGAGTGAATTTGGCGGCGGCCTACCGCCTTGTGGCGCATTTTGGCTGGGATGATTTGATTTACACCCATATCTCCGCCCGCATCCCTAATACCGATCACCATTTTCTTATCAACCCGCTAGGGCTAATGTTTGATGAAATCACAGCCTCCAGCCTAATTAAAGTGGACTTGAACGGTAATGTGTTGATGGATACACCCTATATCCCCAACGCTGCAGGTTTTGTTATCCATAGTGCAATCCATGAAGCAAGAGATGACGCCAACTGTGTGCTTCATCTGCACACAGATTACGGCGTAGCTGTTTCCAACCAGAAAGAAGGCCTTAAGCTTCTTTGCCAAAGCTCCATTCCTGCGTGGGCCAATGTAGCCTATCATGATTATGAAGGTTTTGCCGTAAATGACGGCGAAAAAGAACGCCTTGTTGCAGACATGGGTGAAAAAAATGCCCTTATTCTAAGGAACCACGGTACGCTAACTGTTGGTGATAGCGTGGCAAAAGCATTTGAGCTTATGTATTTCCTTGAGAAAGCCTGCAAAATCCAAATTCTCACTGAAAGCACAGGCCAAGAACTTTACAGCATGAGTGAAGACGCCCTGAACAATGCCTTGCGCGACCTGTTAGTGGTAGCAGGTGCTAATGGCGCAGATAACTTCACGTGGCCTGCACTTCTCCGGAAAATGGACCGTCTTGACCCAAGTTTCCGAGATTAA
- a CDS encoding acyl-CoA dehydrogenase family protein, whose amino-acid sequence MAMILNEEQQLLKESAEGFFNEKAPISQLRQLRDDKDETGYSKELWTEMSEMGFAGLLVDEDHGGTGFGVMGAGIVAEAMGRTLSASPYFASSIVGASLIKMAGNDTQKSTLLPAIAAGETIVTLAVDETSTHNPERTSVKATSAEGGYVLNGMKTFVPEGHVADQIIVLARTSGDAGDANGLSLFLVDRRAAGVIADRTVMSDSRNWAKITLEGVKVSAENLLGEEGAAMKALGPVLDKANIILASELLGIAQECLDRTVAYLQERKQFGVLIGSFQGLQHRAAQLFSEIEVTRSAVMKAQQMAEMGGDVSWFASLAKAKASKTAELATNEAIQMHGGIGMTDEFDIGFFIKRARVAQTLYGGFNYHADRFARTSGY is encoded by the coding sequence ATGGCTATGATTTTGAATGAAGAACAGCAACTGCTGAAAGAATCTGCAGAAGGCTTCTTTAACGAAAAAGCACCAATTTCCCAGCTGCGTCAGCTTCGTGATGATAAAGACGAGACAGGTTACTCGAAAGAGCTTTGGACAGAAATGTCAGAAATGGGTTTCGCGGGCCTTCTTGTTGATGAAGACCACGGCGGCACAGGTTTTGGCGTGATGGGGGCAGGTATTGTTGCGGAAGCAATGGGAAGAACGCTTTCTGCATCGCCGTATTTTGCCAGTTCTATTGTTGGTGCATCGCTTATTAAGATGGCGGGCAATGATACGCAGAAATCAACCCTGTTGCCTGCAATCGCCGCTGGGGAGACAATTGTTACCCTCGCTGTTGATGAAACAAGCACACACAATCCCGAACGTACCTCTGTAAAAGCTACATCTGCTGAAGGCGGTTATGTACTGAACGGCATGAAAACATTTGTACCTGAAGGCCATGTGGCTGATCAGATTATTGTCCTTGCTCGCACGTCAGGTGATGCGGGTGATGCGAACGGCTTAAGCCTGTTCCTTGTTGACCGCCGTGCCGCTGGTGTGATTGCGGACCGTACAGTGATGTCAGATAGCCGTAACTGGGCGAAAATTACGCTAGAAGGTGTGAAAGTTTCTGCCGAAAATCTTCTTGGTGAAGAAGGTGCGGCGATGAAAGCACTGGGACCAGTGCTTGATAAAGCAAATATCATTCTGGCGTCTGAACTGCTTGGTATTGCGCAGGAATGCCTAGACCGTACAGTTGCTTACCTGCAGGAGCGCAAGCAGTTTGGCGTGCTAATTGGTTCTTTCCAGGGGCTTCAGCACCGTGCAGCCCAGCTTTTCAGTGAAATTGAAGTAACACGCTCTGCGGTCATGAAAGCGCAGCAGATGGCAGAGATGGGCGGCGATGTAAGTTGGTTTGCAAGTCTTGCAAAAGCAAAAGCCTCTAAAACTGCTGAACTTGCTACGAATGAAGCTATTCAAATGCACGGCGGCATCGGCATGACGGATGAATTTGATATCGGTTTCTTTATCAAACGTGCCCGTGTTGCGCAGACACTTTATGGCGGTTTCAATTACCACGCAGACCGTTTCGCACGCACTAGCGGTTATTAA
- a CDS encoding SDR family oxidoreductase, whose amino-acid sequence MDVKGKVVVVTGGASGIGTALCKKFAAEGAKAVAVADLDYDGASSVAGEIGAQAKAYRLDVTDQEAVQSMVDDFEAAQGPIDMYVSNAGIIFSDAPDWTTISQTNEQWQKIWEVNVFAHILACRAVLPQMIERKSGAFIVTASAAGLLSQIGDTSYSTTKHAAVGFAESMAISHGDDGIYVACLCPQAVKSKMTADAEDSSAAVDGVMEADEFANRVYAQMQEGRFMIRPHDTVEGYFQAKAADYDRWIGGMRKFRRNQMQATGKPI is encoded by the coding sequence TTGGACGTTAAAGGTAAAGTTGTCGTTGTAACGGGCGGCGCGAGCGGTATTGGTACGGCTCTGTGTAAAAAGTTCGCTGCTGAAGGTGCAAAAGCTGTTGCGGTAGCTGATTTGGATTATGACGGTGCATCAAGTGTGGCTGGCGAAATTGGTGCACAGGCAAAAGCGTACCGTCTTGATGTAACAGATCAGGAAGCTGTGCAAAGCATGGTGGATGATTTTGAAGCCGCTCAGGGCCCAATTGATATGTATGTATCAAATGCGGGTATTATCTTTTCTGATGCACCAGACTGGACAACAATCTCCCAAACGAATGAACAGTGGCAAAAAATCTGGGAAGTGAATGTGTTTGCGCACATCCTTGCTTGCCGCGCTGTGTTGCCGCAGATGATTGAACGGAAAAGCGGTGCTTTCATCGTGACGGCTTCAGCTGCTGGCCTTCTTAGCCAGATTGGCGATACATCCTATTCTACGACAAAGCATGCGGCTGTTGGTTTCGCAGAAAGTATGGCTATCTCCCATGGGGATGACGGTATTTATGTGGCTTGCCTGTGCCCGCAGGCCGTTAAATCCAAAATGACGGCAGATGCGGAAGATAGCTCTGCAGCGGTCGACGGTGTGATGGAAGCAGATGAGTTTGCAAACCGTGTGTATGCGCAGATGCAGGAAGGTCGATTTATGATTCGTCCACACGATACTGTAGAAGGATATTTCCAAGCCAAAGCAGCGGATTATGACCGCTGGATTGGTGGTATGCGCAAGTTCCGCCGCAATCAGATGCAAGCAACCGGTAAGCCGATTTAG
- a CDS encoding acyl-CoA thioesterase II, with protein sequence MSNVKAILDGLEIERLDNLLFRGDPNEWPNKHVFGGHVIAQAMDAATQTVDPEFRLHSLHNYFIRPGIAGQPIIYDVDPIRDGRSFVTRRVNAIQNGQAIFTLAASFHVGEVGMEHQIDLSDVPGPDDLESDEAYYERVMKELGKSRPNSAFLPVEMRSIDRMDILKPEPKDPVTGFWFKMKEPIGDEQLLHDRLLAYVSDFGLISASMRPHAIIPRDKRLKTVASLDHAIWFHRENFRVDDWVFYKTEGYWSGKGRALARGALYARDGRLLASTSQEGLLRLTNEEKEKLSGK encoded by the coding sequence ATGTCTAATGTTAAAGCTATTCTTGATGGCTTAGAAATTGAACGTCTCGATAATCTCCTCTTCAGAGGTGACCCAAATGAATGGCCCAATAAGCACGTGTTTGGTGGCCATGTGATTGCGCAGGCAATGGACGCCGCCACGCAAACAGTGGACCCTGAGTTCCGCCTGCATTCTCTCCATAACTATTTCATTCGCCCAGGTATCGCAGGTCAGCCCATCATCTATGATGTTGACCCAATCAGAGACGGCAGAAGCTTTGTTACACGGCGTGTGAACGCTATCCAAAACGGGCAGGCAATTTTCACACTCGCCGCCTCTTTCCATGTGGGCGAAGTGGGAATGGAACACCAGATTGATCTAAGCGATGTACCCGGCCCTGATGATCTCGAAAGTGATGAAGCTTATTACGAGCGGGTAATGAAGGAGCTTGGTAAATCAAGACCAAACTCTGCGTTCCTGCCTGTTGAAATGCGTTCTATTGACCGGATGGATATCCTGAAGCCTGAACCGAAAGACCCAGTAACTGGTTTCTGGTTCAAAATGAAAGAACCAATCGGTGATGAGCAACTGCTCCACGACCGTTTGCTCGCTTATGTTTCTGATTTTGGTTTGATATCAGCCAGCATGCGTCCACACGCTATTATTCCGCGTGATAAGCGCCTTAAAACCGTTGCTAGCCTTGATCATGCTATCTGGTTCCACCGGGAGAATTTCCGAGTTGATGATTGGGTTTTTTATAAAACCGAAGGCTACTGGAGCGGCAAAGGCCGCGCCCTCGCCCGCGGTGCGCTATATGCACGTGACGGTCGGCTCCTCGCCTCAACGTCACAGGAAGGCCTCCTGCGCCTGACCAACGAGGAAAAAGAAAAGCTTTCAGGCAAATAA
- a CDS encoding acyl-CoA dehydrogenase family protein: MSDLEAFRSETRAWLEENCPATMRSGVGESLTSGEGDICWGGRKFQFKSEDQKLWLERMGSRGWTVPTWPTEYGGGGLSKDEAKILQEELRRIKAKPALVSFGIWMLGPALLKFGTHEQKLEHLPKIARGEIRWCQGYSEPNAGSDLASLATKAEDKGDHYIVNGQKVWTSYADQADWIFCLVRTNPDDKHNGISFVLFDMESEGVSTKPIQLISGYSPFCETFFDNVTVSKTNLVGEENKGWTIAKYLLTHERTGISDMGMPAPLNSLAVEKLGTIDGELEDKMLRHQIAEHEIDAASFVFTMERAKDEAKAGGDMGAFSSMLKGYGTEINKARHELIVKVNGSDAFEWEGQFSNNGEIARSWLRTKANSIEGGTTEVQLNIIAKRILDLPA; the protein is encoded by the coding sequence ATGAGTGATTTAGAGGCGTTTCGTAGCGAAACCCGTGCCTGGCTAGAAGAAAACTGCCCAGCAACCATGCGAAGTGGAGTAGGGGAGTCCCTCACAAGCGGCGAAGGTGATATTTGCTGGGGTGGACGTAAATTCCAGTTTAAATCAGAAGATCAGAAGCTTTGGCTTGAGCGTATGGGCTCTCGCGGTTGGACAGTGCCAACATGGCCTACCGAATATGGTGGTGGCGGTCTTTCGAAGGATGAAGCGAAAATCCTTCAGGAAGAGCTGCGCCGTATTAAAGCGAAACCAGCGCTTGTTTCTTTCGGTATCTGGATGCTTGGTCCTGCGCTACTGAAGTTTGGAACACACGAACAAAAGCTTGAGCATCTTCCAAAAATCGCACGCGGTGAAATTCGCTGGTGTCAGGGGTATTCTGAACCAAACGCAGGATCTGACTTGGCGTCGCTGGCAACAAAGGCTGAAGATAAAGGCGACCATTATATCGTAAATGGTCAAAAAGTATGGACATCATACGCGGATCAAGCGGATTGGATTTTCTGTCTTGTACGCACCAACCCTGATGACAAGCATAATGGTATTAGCTTTGTACTGTTCGATATGGAAAGTGAAGGCGTTTCCACAAAACCAATTCAGTTGATCTCAGGTTACTCGCCATTCTGTGAAACATTCTTTGATAATGTAACAGTATCTAAAACGAACCTTGTTGGTGAAGAAAATAAAGGCTGGACGATTGCCAAGTATCTTCTCACTCACGAGCGTACTGGTATCAGCGATATGGGTATGCCAGCGCCGCTCAACAGCCTTGCAGTTGAAAAATTAGGTACGATTGATGGCGAACTGGAAGATAAAATGCTTCGCCATCAGATCGCAGAGCATGAAATTGATGCTGCTTCTTTTGTGTTCACTATGGAACGTGCGAAGGATGAAGCCAAAGCGGGCGGCGATATGGGCGCCTTTTCTTCCATGCTTAAAGGCTACGGCACAGAAATTAATAAAGCCCGTCATGAGCTTATCGTGAAAGTAAACGGTTCTGATGCCTTCGAATGGGAAGGTCAATTCTCAAACAATGGCGAAATTGCAAGAAGCTGGCTACGTACGAAAGCCAACTCAATTGAAGGCGGTACCACAGAGGTACAGCTGAATATCATTGCAAAACGCATTCTAGATTTGCCGGCGTAA
- a CDS encoding MATE family efflux transporter, producing MDQLSYRKVWQLAGPNIISNILMVSISFAHLWIVAPLGSEASAAVVTGGRIHFLLMAAAMALSVATTAVVARAWGAEDTSEASAATTSSLSLSVFISIILGSVTYLCADQMVGLFKLDPASSKMAADYIRPTAILNIVFAITLTIATSFRAIGDVMRPLVFTAYSTILGILGSYAFLYGKFGLPELGISGIPWGTGLGQSLVLLWFFLHWLTRRYVLKPKPSEAFNGDRLSQLIQIGAPAALEQILIQSSFLLFMMLVAGYGTAAFAAYGIGITVLSVCIVVGLGFGTASATLAGQHLGALDPEGAIANGWMTMRLAIICMTIMALITYALKTPLAAMLSIDPEVRAHTEYFILILAVVQPLMAIEFAIGGALRGAGDTRYPLFVTFAGMIVGRLSIGFAVAYMGYSVEVMYAVIIADYAIKALLLVLRFRSTAWLEAAGKHLPLAVQSVAGVGREPVRAYAVEHPEE from the coding sequence ATGGATCAATTATCTTACAGGAAAGTCTGGCAACTGGCAGGGCCGAACATCATCAGTAATATCCTGATGGTTTCGATTTCATTCGCTCACCTGTGGATTGTTGCACCTCTTGGTTCTGAAGCCAGCGCTGCTGTTGTAACGGGCGGGCGCATTCATTTCCTTTTAATGGCTGCAGCTATGGCGCTTTCTGTAGCGACAACAGCCGTTGTCGCCAGAGCGTGGGGAGCCGAGGATACCAGTGAAGCCTCAGCGGCCACAACCAGCTCGCTTTCTCTTTCCGTATTCATTTCTATTATTCTAGGCAGCGTTACATATCTGTGTGCTGATCAAATGGTTGGGCTTTTCAAACTAGATCCTGCATCCAGTAAAATGGCTGCTGATTACATCCGGCCAACAGCTATCTTGAATATTGTCTTCGCTATTACGCTTACAATCGCCACCAGTTTTCGTGCGATTGGAGATGTAATGCGGCCTCTTGTTTTCACTGCATATTCCACGATCCTAGGTATTCTTGGCTCTTACGCATTTCTTTATGGTAAGTTTGGTTTACCTGAACTGGGCATTTCAGGCATTCCGTGGGGCACAGGCTTAGGTCAAAGCCTGGTACTTTTGTGGTTTTTCCTTCACTGGCTAACGCGCCGCTATGTGCTGAAGCCAAAACCCAGCGAAGCTTTTAACGGAGACCGCCTTAGCCAGCTTATTCAAATTGGCGCTCCCGCTGCGCTCGAGCAAATCCTTATCCAATCAAGCTTCCTCCTCTTTATGATGCTGGTGGCTGGTTACGGTACCGCCGCATTTGCAGCCTACGGTATCGGCATTACAGTACTTAGTGTGTGTATTGTCGTGGGCCTTGGTTTCGGTACGGCAAGTGCAACGCTGGCCGGCCAGCATTTAGGGGCACTTGACCCTGAAGGTGCCATTGCCAACGGCTGGATGACTATGCGGCTCGCCATCATCTGTATGACGATTATGGCTCTTATCACATACGCCCTTAAAACACCGCTGGCCGCTATGCTGTCGATTGACCCGGAAGTACGTGCCCACACGGAATACTTCATCCTGATTCTCGCGGTTGTACAGCCATTGATGGCGATTGAATTCGCAATCGGCGGAGCCCTTAGGGGCGCGGGTGATACTCGGTACCCACTGTTTGTAACCTTTGCCGGTATGATTGTTGGGCGCCTGTCCATTGGCTTTGCCGTTGCCTATATGGGGTATAGCGTAGAAGTGATGTATGCGGTTATTATCGCTGATTATGCCATCAAAGCACTTCTCCTTGTTCTAAGGTTCCGTTCCACCGCATGGCTGGAGGCCGCAGGAAAGCATCTTCCCCTTGCCGTTCAATCTGTTGCTGGTGTTGGTAGAGAGCCTGTTAGAGCCTATGCCGTCGAGCACCCAGAAGAATAA
- a CDS encoding class I adenylate-forming enzyme family protein — MLDALELPEVDPATPIDTVMRGLCAPGMPFETVEQEIDGITHTVFKNQPPTMREVLIMLMAHDEKEFLVYGDTRLSFKETLARATQLSQALVDDLGVKKGDRVALAMRNYPEWPIAYMAIVGSGGIAVLMNAWWTEEEMSWAMNDCGAKVAVCDGERASRLGAYISDNPDTQVLVARDEIEETANIRRMEPFLEGKSPFVWPSIPMESDDPCQMLYTSGSTGFPKGAYSSHRAVNAVLFNWIVVALSLKMLGRTNPDPDFQPIMLVAVPFFHVTGLMPVLMVSAIAGRKLVLMHKWDVEMAFQMIDAEGVTSFTGVPTMSYDMAASPLRKNYDLSTLVDIGGGGAARPPEHVKLIKEAFKESSPGIGYGLTETGSLGALLSGDEYAERPNSVGKATPPMVSVKIAGADGAPLANYERGEICIKSVTNVKGYWNNQEATDRAFKDGWMHTGDVGYIDDEGYIFIVDRMKDIIIRGGENISSLEVEGVLHAHAKVEDVMVFSLPCPHLGEIVGAAIVPGEAGVNAAEILDEAKAHLAAFKIPEKVWIREEPMPLIASGKIDRKAVKAHYQEMWQTEQEGN, encoded by the coding sequence ATGCTTGATGCACTGGAATTGCCGGAAGTTGATCCAGCTACACCGATAGATACCGTTATGCGCGGTCTTTGTGCGCCGGGTATGCCGTTTGAAACCGTTGAGCAGGAAATAGACGGTATCACGCACACGGTTTTTAAAAACCAACCGCCAACGATGCGCGAAGTCCTCATAATGCTGATGGCTCATGATGAGAAGGAATTTCTCGTTTACGGAGATACCCGTCTTAGCTTTAAGGAAACACTGGCGCGCGCTACACAGCTATCACAGGCGCTTGTTGATGATTTAGGCGTGAAAAAGGGCGACCGTGTCGCGCTTGCGATGCGTAACTATCCTGAATGGCCAATTGCTTATATGGCGATTGTTGGTTCCGGCGGTATTGCGGTGTTGATGAACGCTTGGTGGACCGAAGAAGAAATGTCTTGGGCCATGAATGATTGCGGTGCCAAAGTTGCTGTTTGTGACGGTGAACGCGCCAGCCGCCTCGGTGCATACATCAGCGATAATCCCGATACACAGGTTCTTGTTGCACGGGATGAAATTGAAGAAACAGCAAACATCCGTCGGATGGAACCTTTCCTTGAAGGAAAATCACCATTTGTATGGCCTTCTATTCCTATGGAGTCTGATGATCCGTGCCAGATGCTTTACACATCGGGCTCAACAGGCTTTCCAAAGGGCGCATATTCAAGCCACCGTGCTGTGAATGCTGTTCTCTTTAACTGGATTGTGGTGGCGCTTTCGCTCAAGATGCTTGGCCGTACGAACCCGGACCCTGATTTCCAGCCGATTATGTTGGTTGCTGTACCCTTTTTCCATGTAACGGGGCTTATGCCTGTTCTTATGGTTTCCGCTATTGCTGGCCGTAAGCTTGTGCTGATGCACAAATGGGATGTGGAAATGGCGTTCCAGATGATTGATGCTGAGGGCGTTACTTCATTTACAGGCGTACCGACTATGTCGTATGATATGGCGGCATCCCCGCTTCGTAAAAATTACGATTTGTCTACGCTTGTTGATATCGGCGGCGGTGGTGCTGCACGCCCGCCAGAGCATGTAAAACTTATCAAAGAAGCTTTTAAGGAAAGTAGCCCGGGTATTGGGTACGGCCTTACAGAAACAGGTTCGCTTGGTGCGCTTCTTTCTGGCGATGAATATGCAGAACGCCCTAATAGTGTGGGTAAAGCAACACCGCCGATGGTAAGCGTGAAAATCGCTGGCGCGGATGGTGCACCGCTTGCAAATTATGAGCGTGGTGAAATTTGCATCAAATCGGTTACCAACGTGAAAGGTTATTGGAATAACCAGGAAGCCACAGACCGTGCATTCAAGGACGGTTGGATGCATACAGGCGACGTTGGTTATATTGACGATGAAGGATATATTTTCATCGTTGACCGTATGAAAGATATCATCATCCGTGGTGGTGAAAACATTAGCTCCCTTGAGGTGGAAGGTGTGCTGCATGCACATGCAAAAGTGGAAGACGTAATGGTCTTTTCACTTCCTTGTCCGCACTTGGGTGAAATTGTGGGGGCTGCGATTGTGCCTGGGGAAGCAGGTGTAAACGCGGCAGAAATTCTGGACGAAGCGAAGGCACATCTTGCGGCCTTTAAGATCCCTGAAAAAGTGTGGATCAGAGAAGAGCCAATGCCGCTTATCGCTTCCGGTAAAATTGATAGAAAAGCAGTGAAAGCCCATTACCAGGAAATGTGGCAAACTGAACAAGAGGGGAATTAA